The DNA segment CCGCAAGGTAGGCACGCTCAATGTTTTCCTTGTCCTCGGCAAACAGGTTTGAAAGGGCGCGATGGGCGGCATCGTTCTTGGCAACCACCATTGCACCGCTGGTGTCCTTGTCCAGCCTGTGCACGATCCCCGGGCGTTTAACCCCGCCAATGCCCGAAAGACTGTCCCCGCAGTGGGCCAGAAGCGCATTCACAAGCGTTCCGCTTTCATTGCCGGCCGCAGGATGAACAACCATGCCGGCGGGCTTGTTGATCACCAGCAGGTCTTCATCTTCAAAAAGCACATCAAGTTTGATGTCTTCCGGTGTGGGTTCGGCCATTTCCGGTTCGGGCACGCTCAGATCAAAAACATCACCAGCCTTGACCTTGGCAGACATCTTGGCTGCAGGCGTGCCATTGACGCAAAGCTGACCGTCTTCGATCAAGGCCTTGATCCGCGAACGCGACTGATTGGGCCAGGCGGTCGCCAACACCTTATCAAGGCGGGCACCTTCGTCCTGGTCTGTCGCGGTATAGGTCAGGTTTTCAGACATTGTTTGCTATTGGCATGGTTTGATTGGGTGACTGTAATGATGCATGTGTTCGCCGCTTTTAGCGCTTTGTCCGGCGATTGCAACGAATTGCGACAACTTGCTTCATTTGGCGTTGTTGCCTTGCAATTGGTCGTGCTTGTCGCTATGGCCTTGAAACAGGGTACGTATGATCGCGCTTTTGGCGAGCATGCAGGTTTCATCAAACTTTGTCAGTTGGAAATACGATGCGTGTAGTTAAGGCTCTGGTCGCGTTCATGGGCATTCTGATCGTGGTGGGTATCGGACTTGTCGTCTATGGCCTGTCGCTTGACAAGAACGCCCCAGACACAAGTGTCGAGCAAAATACACCAACGGTGACGCCGTCCGTGCCGTTTGCAGGTGGCGATAATGCAGCCGCACAAGGTGCTCTTGGCGCATTCGGTGATATCGTTATCGACCTTGAAGACGGTGAACGTCTTGTTGGCTATACTGTCGAGGGTCCGCAGGCAACGCTCCATATCGAAGGTCGACACGGTGACAACGCGCGTCTTGTTATCGTTTCCTTAAGCGAAAAGAAGATCCTTGGGCGTATCCTTTTGCAACAGGCCGCGAAGTAGCCTGAAACCACAAGGGCGCGTGCAGCGATGGCAAACGGGCAGGGGATCGCAAACAACAACTCATCAGGTGGCGATGATCAGACCCACATCGCACTTGGCAAGGCGCTTCTCGAAGAAATACGCGATTTCGCCGCTGTTAAATGGCCGGAGGAAGCCTGTGGACTTCTGATTGCCGCCATTGATACCCCGAACCGGATTGACCGTGTGGTGTTTGCGCGCAACGTCGCGGAAGATCCGCTGACCACGTTTGAAATTGATCCGCAAACCCTGATTGATGCCCATCGTACTGCGCGGCAAAAGCGGGAGCGGGTTGTGGGATGTTTTCATTCCCACCCCAATGGCAAGGCCCTGCCATCGCCGGCAGATCGCGCACGCGCTGATGAAAATGGTTTTCTGTGGCTGATCATTGCCACAGAGCATAATCGCGCAGGCGACGGCGGCCTGTATCGCATCATTCACCAATCAACCGCCGAAGCGGCAGAGCAATCAGAATTACGATACTTTCGGCGCTGCCAGATTATTGACCGCTAAGTTTTTGCAGGGCGCTCTGGCTCAACCTTCCAGTGCTTCGACAATCTGCTTTGGCGACAGTGTCCCAATCGCAGTGTCTTTGGCATCACGCACCGTCATTGACGTGCCATTGGCAAGCGCAACAGGCAGAATATCGGCAAGACGTGCATTTGCCGCAATGCTCGGCCAGTCTTCGTGTGCCGCTTGGTTTTCGCCAGATGTGATCGGTTCCATAATCGACTTTGCGCGCAAGACGCGTGATCTGTTCACATCGCGGGTAAAGGCCTGGACATAGTCATCGGCGGGTCTAAGCACGATTTCTTCCGGCCGCCCGACCTGCACAAGCTTGCCGTCTTTGAGGATCGCGATCCGGTCGCCGATCTTAAGCGCCTCGTCCAGATCATGGGTAATGAACACGATGGTCTTGTGAAGCTCCGCCTGAAGCTTCATCAGCTCATCCTGCATGTCGGATCGGATCAATGGATCAAGGGCCGAGAAAGCCTCGTCCATCAGTAAAACTTCCGGATCGGTCGCAAGGGCCCGGGCAAGGCCGACGCGTTGCTGCATGCCACCCGACAGCTGATCGGGATACTTGGCCTCATACCCGGCCAGACCAACCCGCTCGATCCATTTCGATGCGGCGGCTTCGCGCTCCTTGCGCGCGGTACCCTGGATTTCGAGCCCATAGGCAACGTTATCCATCACATTGCGATGGGGAAGCAGTCCAAAGCGCTGAAACACCATACCAAGCCGCTTGCGACGAAACGCATTGAGGGTTGTGATATCCATGGCAAGGATATCTTCGCCACCAAATGATACTTCGCCCGCTGTCGGATCAATCAGCCGATTAAGGTGGCGGATCAGGGTTGATTTTCCCGATCCGGACAGGCCCATGACGACAAAGGTTTCCCCTTGTTCAATCGACAGGGAGACATCGTGAAGACCAACCGTATGACCGGTTTTGGCAAGGATTTCATCCTTGTCAGCACCACCCTTTGCCAGTTCAAGTGCAGATTGCGGATCAGGTCCGAAGATTTTGAAAATATTGCGGATTTCGATGTAGCTCATTATGCGTCCTCCGCATCGTGCGATCGTTGTGATCGCTTGCCATAGGCCTGACCGATCCGGTCAAACACCACGGCCAGAAGCACAATCGCAACCCCGGCTTCCATCCCCGCACCTACGTCCAGACGCTGAATACCCATCAGGACCTGCTCGCCAAGCCCGCGCGCGCCAATCATGGATGCAATCACCACCATCGAGATTGACATCATCGTCGTCTGGTTGATCCCGGCCATGATGTTGGGAAGGGCGAGTGGCAACTGCACACCAAACAGGATCTGCTTGCGGCTGGCGCCGAATGATCGCGATGCTTCGAGCACTTCCTGATCAACAAGGCGGATACCAAGATCGGTCAGGCGCATGACGGGCGGGGCAGCATAAATCACCGTGGCGAGGATCGCTGGAACCTTGCCCAATCCAAACAGCATCAGGGCAGGGATCAGATAGACGAAACTCGGCATGGTTTGCATGGTATCAAGGATCGGCAACATGACGGCCCGCAAACGATTGGACATCGCCATGGCAATTCCGACCGGAATGCCAATCAGAACCGAAAGCGATGTCGCGACGATCATCAGCGCCAGGGTCTGCATTGCCTTATCCCAAAGACCCAGCATGCCAATGGCAAACATGGCGATGACCAGCCCGACAACCAGCTTCCAGTTCTTGCTGGCATGCCAGGTGATGGCGGCAATGGCGATCAAGACCACCCACCAGGGCGTACCGCGCAAAACCTGCTCCAACGCCACCAAAACGGTCAGCAAACTGTCGGCAAAGGCTTCAAACGCCGCGCCATAATTGACCACCAGCCAATCAACAAACTGATTGACCCACTTGCCCAAAGGCACATTCAACTGTTCTGGAAACATGGCGCAATTGGCCCGATCTGCTCAAAAAATCAATGAGCGTAAGAGCCTAACAAGATCACGTGGACCGCGCGACCGTAAATCGAACTGTGACTGATATCTCCTGACTTCTTTTGGTAGCCTGTTAATGTGATTGATAATCCAGAGACCAGCCAAAGCCGTAAATCATAGACAATATCGATTTCCTGAGAGGTTGCGATGATCACTGTGTTCTTTGATGGAAAATGCGGTCTGTGTTCCAGAGAAATCAATTACTACCGCAAGATCGCGCCAAGAGGCGTTTTCGAATGGTGCGATGTCACGGAACACGCTGGTGATCTTGAAAAGCACGGCATTTCCCTTGTTGATGGCTTAAAGCAAATGCGCGCCCTCGACTCAGATGGGCAATGGCATGCAGGTGCTGATGCCTTCATTCTGATCTGGCGCCAGCTAGACAGATGGCGTGTTTTGGCAGCTATTGTCGCGCTGCCGATCATTCGTCAGATTGCAAACCTTGTGTATCGACTGTGGGCCGCATGGCGTTTCAAACGCCTTACGCACTGCCAGTTAGCGGCTGTTGAGGATTGACCCCAGCCGACCTAGTTTGTTCAGTTATCGTCGTATTTTTCTTGCTAAACAAAACACCCCGCAGGATTTCCCCTGCGGGGTGTTTGAGTAATTTATTGGTGGTGTTACTTACATCGCGCTTTCAACACGTGCGGCAACATCCGCTGGTACCCACGCTTTCCAGACGTCCGGCTTGGATTTCAGGAAATGCATCGCGGCCCCGTCGGGCTTTTCATCATTTTCCTGCATGTAAGCCAGCATTTCAGAGACCAGCGCGTTGCTGGTTTCGTAGTTGGTCAGGAAATTGATCAGGGTTGGTGCGGCGGCTTTGAAGTCGTTGTTCACACCAATCGTGATTGTGCTTTGCGGGTAGGCGGTTGCCTTGGTCGGGTTTTCTTCGGTTTTCAGCGCATCAAAGATCGCCTTGTCATAAGCCGGTTCTTCAAGACGCGTGCTGTCATAAAGACCCATCACCCAGGTCGGACCCCAATAGTAATAAAGGGCCGGTTTGCCGCGTTTATGCGCCGATGCGATGGCAGCCGAAAGCGCCGCACCCGTGCCGGGGCGGAAATTGGTGAAGCTGTCATCAAGGCCATAGGCGCCAAGCTTGGCGGAGTTGACCTTTTCACACACCCAGCCCGACGGGCAGTTATAGAAGCGGCCCTTGCCGGGTTCTTCCGGGTCTTCGAACAGTTCAGTGTATTTTGCCAGATCATCGACCGATTCCAGGTCAGGCGCCATCGGTTCTATACCACGTTCGGCATCGCCTTCGATAACATAGGTTGGCACGAACCAGCCTTCGACGGCGTCATCGAAATTCACCCCGATCTGGCTGACATTGCCGGCTTCTTCGGCCTTGGTCCAGGCCTCGGCAACGTTATCGCGCCAGATTTCCATGACGATATCAACGTCCCCTTTGCCCGCCCCGGTCAAAAGCGGAATGACATCGCCGGGCAGGGCGTCGGTCTGACAGCCATAGCCCTTTTCAATGATGAAGCGGGCAACGGCGTTATGGAAAAGCGCACTGTCGTAATTGAGACCGGCAAACATCACCGGTCGATCAATTTCGCATGTGGCATCTTGCGCGTTTGCGCTTGAATGAGAAGTAAATGCAAGGCCAGCGGCCAAAAGCATTGCGGCTCCGGTAGGCAGGGTTTTCATCCTTCTGTCCCTTCGTGGTTGCGGTCCGGAATCGCATCAAATGCATGGTCGGTGCGGGAAGCCCGCAAAGCTTGGGATCAGGTGTGATCCTGAACTTCGAATTGACCGTGCCCCTGATACAGGTGCGGCAATTCTAGACGTGTGGTTAGAACGCGCGCAACCCCCGGTGTCGATTATAACGCCGCCGTGATAAGTGTTTCCGTGCTGATATCATTGCAGAATGCTCCTGACAGGGATGGCAGGAGATGTCAGGTAATGTGATTTACGGTAGCGGGCGCGATTGGTTTAACTCTGCCCGTGAATTTATCGGACTTTGTCGTTATGTTGGGCAAACCAACCAATCGGGCACAGATTATCGGGGGCCGTCATGATGCATACCAACCTGTTCGTTTTTGATATCGAAACCGTGCCCGACATTGATGTTCTGCCGCAGCTAACCGGCGAAACTGCGCCGGATCCTGAAACCGGTCGCAAGATGCTGGAAGACTATCATCTTGAAATCACCAGTGGTCGCAATGGCTTCCCGCGCCAGCCGTTTCACAAGGTGGTGGCGATCAGCTTCCTGCGCGCGACCATTCAACGTGATGGCGATACCGAAATGTACGAGATCGAAGAGTTACGGTCGGGCGGCGAACTGACATCCGAGGAAAAGGACCTTGTGAACGGGTTCTTTGCCTATTGCGGCAAGCTTTATCCGCGTTTGGTCAGTTTCAACGGCCGGGGGTTTGATCTGCCGGTGTTGAAATACCGAGCGATGAAACATGGCGTTTCGGCCCGTTGGCTGCATCAGGCGTCCAATAAGTGGGAAAACTATACCGCGCGCTATGCGCCGCATTGGCATTGTGATCTGGCGGAAGTCTTATCTGATTACGGTGCGTCTGCGCGGACCAAAATGAATGAAGTCTGTGCTGCACTTGATCTGCCGGGCAAAACCGGGGTGGATGGCAGTAAAGTCTCGGATATGTATGACAATGGCGAGATTGATGGCATTCGTCGCTATTGCGAGACCGATGTTTTGAATACCTATCTGCTGTATCTGCGCCATGCGCTTCATACCGGGTTGACCGATCATGATGGCTATAACCATGCGATCAATCTGACTGTAGGCTGGCTGGAAGAACGGGCAGGGGATATTCCCGCCTACCAGGAATTCTTGGATGCCTGGCAGCAATCGAGTGGCGGGTCGTTCAACGTTCTTTGATATGGCTCGACGTTGTGCCCAGGCATGACTTCAGACGTGAAGTCCGTCACATTTTGACGCCCTGTCTTGAAAATTTGTGTTGAATTAAATGCGAGTTGATCTTAATTGCATTGAATATGCAAGTGAGTTGCAACGTCAGTACGTTTCAACGCGTACCCAAATCCAACAGGGTTAAACTCAACAGGGATCGTTCAAATGGATATCAAGAAACTCGTCGGTGGTGCGGTATTCGGCGCAACAGCGATGGCTGCGACAACCGCGATGGCACAGGAAGTTAATGTCTATTCCCTGCGTCAGGAATTTCTGGTTGAACCGCTTTTTGAGAAGTTCACCGCTGAAACCGGCATCGACGTCAATGTGATCTTTGCTGAAAAAGGTCTGGTCGAACGTATCAAGCAGGAAGGCGCAAACAGCCCAGCCGATATCCTGATGACCGTCGATATCAGCCGTATCCAGCAGGCCGTTGACGCCGGTGTGACTGAGGCCGTTTCGAATGACACCCTTGATGCCAATATTCCGGCCCATCTCCGCGACCCGGAAGGTCACTGGTTTGCTCTGACCCAGCGTGGTCGTGCGATCTATGCCTCCAAGGAGCGCGTGGCAGAAGGCGAGATCACGTCTTATGAAGACCTTGCCGATCCGAAATGGGAAGGGCGCATCTGCACCCGTTCCGGCACACACGTTTATAACGTGGCGCTGTTTGCATCGATGATCGCCGTTCATGGCGAGGAAAAAGCCAAGGAATGGCTGCAGGGTCTTAAAAACAATCTGGCGCGCAAGCCGCAGGGCAATGACCGCGCACAGGTCAAGGCGATCAAGGAAGGCGT comes from the Thalassospira sp. ER-Se-21-Dark genome and includes:
- a CDS encoding M67 family metallopeptidase → MANGQGIANNNSSGGDDQTHIALGKALLEEIRDFAAVKWPEEACGLLIAAIDTPNRIDRVVFARNVAEDPLTTFEIDPQTLIDAHRTARQKRERVVGCFHSHPNGKALPSPADRARADENGFLWLIIATEHNRAGDGGLYRIIHQSTAEAAEQSELRYFRRCQIIDR
- a CDS encoding glycine betaine/L-proline ABC transporter ATP-binding protein, producing the protein MSYIEIRNIFKIFGPDPQSALELAKGGADKDEILAKTGHTVGLHDVSLSIEQGETFVVMGLSGSGKSTLIRHLNRLIDPTAGEVSFGGEDILAMDITTLNAFRRKRLGMVFQRFGLLPHRNVMDNVAYGLEIQGTARKEREAAASKWIERVGLAGYEAKYPDQLSGGMQQRVGLARALATDPEVLLMDEAFSALDPLIRSDMQDELMKLQAELHKTIVFITHDLDEALKIGDRIAILKDGKLVQVGRPEEIVLRPADDYVQAFTRDVNRSRVLRAKSIMEPITSGENQAAHEDWPSIAANARLADILPVALANGTSMTVRDAKDTAIGTLSPKQIVEALEG
- a CDS encoding proline/glycine betaine ABC transporter permease is translated as MFPEQLNVPLGKWVNQFVDWLVVNYGAAFEAFADSLLTVLVALEQVLRGTPWWVVLIAIAAITWHASKNWKLVVGLVIAMFAIGMLGLWDKAMQTLALMIVATSLSVLIGIPVGIAMAMSNRLRAVMLPILDTMQTMPSFVYLIPALMLFGLGKVPAILATVIYAAPPVMRLTDLGIRLVDQEVLEASRSFGASRKQILFGVQLPLALPNIMAGINQTTMMSISMVVIASMIGARGLGEQVLMGIQRLDVGAGMEAGVAIVLLAVVFDRIGQAYGKRSQRSHDAEDA
- a CDS encoding 3'-5' exonuclease, translating into MMHTNLFVFDIETVPDIDVLPQLTGETAPDPETGRKMLEDYHLEITSGRNGFPRQPFHKVVAISFLRATIQRDGDTEMYEIEELRSGGELTSEEKDLVNGFFAYCGKLYPRLVSFNGRGFDLPVLKYRAMKHGVSARWLHQASNKWENYTARYAPHWHCDLAEVLSDYGASARTKMNEVCAALDLPGKTGVDGSKVSDMYDNGEIDGIRRYCETDVLNTYLLYLRHALHTGLTDHDGYNHAINLTVGWLEERAGDIPAYQEFLDAWQQSSGGSFNVL
- a CDS encoding DUF393 domain-containing protein — its product is MITVFFDGKCGLCSREINYYRKIAPRGVFEWCDVTEHAGDLEKHGISLVDGLKQMRALDSDGQWHAGADAFILIWRQLDRWRVLAAIVALPIIRQIANLVYRLWAAWRFKRLTHCQLAAVED
- a CDS encoding ABC transporter substrate-binding protein; translated protein: MKTLPTGAAMLLAAGLAFTSHSSANAQDATCEIDRPVMFAGLNYDSALFHNAVARFIIEKGYGCQTDALPGDVIPLLTGAGKGDVDIVMEIWRDNVAEAWTKAEEAGNVSQIGVNFDDAVEGWFVPTYVIEGDAERGIEPMAPDLESVDDLAKYTELFEDPEEPGKGRFYNCPSGWVCEKVNSAKLGAYGLDDSFTNFRPGTGAALSAAIASAHKRGKPALYYYWGPTWVMGLYDSTRLEEPAYDKAIFDALKTEENPTKATAYPQSTITIGVNNDFKAAAPTLINFLTNYETSNALVSEMLAYMQENDEKPDGAAMHFLKSKPDVWKAWVPADVAARVESAM
- a CDS encoding RluA family pseudouridine synthase, which gives rise to MSENLTYTATDQDEGARLDKVLATAWPNQSRSRIKALIEDGQLCVNGTPAAKMSAKVKAGDVFDLSVPEPEMAEPTPEDIKLDVLFEDEDLLVINKPAGMVVHPAAGNESGTLVNALLAHCGDSLSGIGGVKRPGIVHRLDKDTSGAMVVAKNDAAHRALSNLFAEDKENIERAYLAVVWGVPRPRSGEIEGNIGRSPRNRKKMAMVKKGGKYALTHYKTLQTRDDSLASLVECRLATGRTHQIRVHMNHIGHALVCDPVYSRNRPAGKLNLEAQQILNAFNKQALHARTLGFLHPRTGAYISTEAPIPGDLLALIKALDLYL
- a CDS encoding Fe(3+) ABC transporter substrate-binding protein; this encodes MDIKKLVGGAVFGATAMAATTAMAQEVNVYSLRQEFLVEPLFEKFTAETGIDVNVIFAEKGLVERIKQEGANSPADILMTVDISRIQQAVDAGVTEAVSNDTLDANIPAHLRDPEGHWFALTQRGRAIYASKERVAEGEITSYEDLADPKWEGRICTRSGTHVYNVALFASMIAVHGEEKAKEWLQGLKNNLARKPQGNDRAQVKAIKEGVCDLSIGNTYYYGKMLDNEEQRPWAEAVNLVFPNQDGRGMSMNISGMSLIADAPNRENAIKLMEFLAGDVAQGIYAEVNYEYPVKPGVEWAQNVKSWGTFKADEVSLAEIARLSPDAIKMVDEIGYNE